CCTCCCCTACACCCCTGCAACCAAAGGTCTGGGATGGATTGCTCGAGATTATTTGTGGTGCAAGGTTTGCAGAGTTTGGTGTTTGGCATATGTAGTGCCTTGAATATAATATTTTAGCCCAGGATTGCTTATAACCAGCTCAAGATGCTTCTTTAAGGCTCAAGCTAGAAGAAGATGAATCACTGAGCTATGAACCAAATTGAGCAGCATCCTTCTCACTGGGGACTAGGAATGTTTGATAGCTGAGCAATGGTTTACTGTGGGGAATTATGAAGCCAGAATAACAAAGTGAAACATTAACACCTGCATGTAATACCAGTTAATGTATTCAGTCTCTGATACTTATCCTAGTATTATATGAAGTACTGCACCTTAACAACTTGCAATGGTCTACAATGTATATGTGTAAGTTTGAATTCTTATCCATTTTTCCTATCACAGTTCATAAATGGAGAACCTGCTTACGAAGCATGTTGCCGAACTAATGTTGGTGGATACCATGTTACCGATTATCTGAAGCAGCTTCTTTCACTTAAATATCCCCATCACATGTAAGCTTGAGAATGCCGATCCCTCTGCAAATGCAATTGAAACTTttcttcatttgtttttttAGTCTTGATCGCTTATTTTTTTCAAACAGTTCTAAGCTCACATGGGAAAAAGTTGAAGACCTTAAGATGGAACACTGTTACATTGCACCAGATTATACATCAGAAGTCCGAATATTTCAGGTAGTGTAGTTTGGTCTTTTTGACTTGTCTGCAACTACTCTGCTTTGCTTCTGCAATCATCTAAGCAATTCTTGTAACAGAAAGGGGCTAAAGAAGCTGAAGAAAAGACCAGGTGCTGGCAGCTTCCTTGGACTCCTGCACCAGCGGAAGAACAACCTTCAGAAGAAGAGTTAGCTAGAAAGGCAGCTCTAAAGGAGAGACAGGGTCAAAGACTAAGGGAGATGGCTGAAGCAAAGAGGTCCTCTCGAATTAATGAGCTTGAAAATGACATTAGAGGTTTGGAATTCCTCTTAAAGCAGCTCAAGCAGGTTGAAGAGAATAATGTTCCTGCATTTCTCAGAGAGACTGGCTATGCCTCTAAACAGGAAATAGAATCTAATCTGGCAAAGGCAATACAATCTTTACGCAAAGCAAAGGGTGAACAAGTTGAAACTGAGGAGAAGATGGACGCTTCCATGGCTGACAAGTATAATCTTGTCAATGTGCCTGATGATGTGCTGACACCGGAGCAGGTGTGTGTTCCGATTCCATGTGTTCTGATTCCATGTGTTCTAACAGATCTTTGTTTTATAGTTTCTGTTGATTTTGGTATTTTCTACTGCACAGCAATTCCTAGTTAAATAAGATACAAGACCAGTGAATGGCTGCTAAATTGGAACCACAGTATGGTTTTCATATTCTGTTCGTAACtttcagaaatttaaattttgcactCTTGTTTCCATGGCAGcttaaagaaaaaaggaagcaGTTGTTTCTCAAATCCACAACTGAGGCCAGGCAACGAGCTAAACAGAAGCGGATTGAAGAGGAATTAGaaagagaaaagcaaatgaaaatgGAGGAGGAAAAGCGCTTGTATGTTTTTGATTCGCAATCTTAACTTGTCTAATCATTGCTTGATGATAGTGTAGATATGTAGTCTCTTTTACGTtgtattattattacattatgCTTTGCTTCTGAATGTAGAGAGAACCCAGAACGTTATTTGGAGGATTTACGTGCTAAATACCGAGAGCTTTCTGAGAAAGTCGAGCAGCGAAAACGCTTGAAGACAAATGGCAACAACACAAATGGGAACCAAAATGGTTCTGGAGGTGTGGGCCGTGGTGAAAGATTGAATGCTGCTCAAAGAGAAAGGATGCGCCTCCTGACAACAGCTGCATTTGATCGAGGGAAGGGCGAGGACACTTTTGGTATCAAAGATGAAGATTGGCAACTTTACAAGCTAATGAGTAGAGataatgatgatgaagaagatgagaaGTCAAATGAGGATGAAGCAGACCTTGCTCGCGTCTCTTCAAGACTGCGGGTTTGTGATTTTTTTAGATCTCACGTCCTTGGTGTGTTCTTACAGATATTTCTTTTAgcaatttcatccatttttgCCTGTCATATTTGTACAGGAAATAGATCCGACATTTTTTCCCAAATCAGAGTCAGGATCCTCGACTGCGGAGCCGCCACGATTTCGTCCTCTAACTAAGGAAGACTTCCAGCTCATTCTAGGAGTAGAAAGATTCCGGTGCCCTGAGGTTCTGTTCCAGCCCAACTTAATTGGGATAGATCAGTCAGGGTTGGATGAGATGGCTGGGGTATCAATAAGAAGGTTGCCGTGTAAGAACCAAGGGTTGGAAGAGAGAATAACAAAATCAATCCTTATGACTGGTGGGAGCTGTCAATACCCGGGAATGGCTGGGCGCTTGGAAGCTGGGATTAGGATGATTAGGCCATGTGGAACACCTATAACAGTTGTCAGAGCATCAGATCCAAGTCTTGATGCATGGCGTGGAGCTTCTGTTTATGCTGCTGCCATGCAATTCCCCAATCAGACATTTAGTAGGACGGATTACTATGAAAAGGGCGAAGATTGGTTGCGGAGATATCAATTCAACTACACACTTTGATTGTTGTAGATGAACTTTATATATTGTTAGGGGCTTCCTTGGCTTGGTGCTATTGAGAAGTGCTCATAACTTGGGAATTTGCTATTTTACACCATTCATCTATATTTATGGGTATAGACTGATGCATCTGAATTCTCCGAGCTGTCCGGCTCTGCTCATTGATGAACTAGTAGGGAACTTTTGTAGTTGTCCCGGATATAACATGCGAAGTACTTCCGTAGCCTCGTGATTAATCTGCGAGGTTCTGCCTCCCTCTTGCACTTGTGTTCCAGAAGTTTACAAGCTGCCAAACCGGTAAATTCAGGAAATAAGGgaaaaaaaggccaaaaaatgTGGCAGTTGTACGCACATACAGTTCAATCCCTACTGCTGAAAACTAAAGCGATACCGCGCACCGATTTCTTGCTTCTGTCGGTAGAGTTGCCTTTGTCTGAAGTTCCTTGATTAACCTCTTACTTTGATCGATGGTTGAAGCCACTTTTTTTAGAGCTAATTTATTATTAACTTTACAGTGCTATTTTGATAGATCGTTGAAGTCACATTGTTTagagttaattttatatacactaacaATATATATTGTATCATGATTGGATGTGTATCACATTTAAACATTGAATTGCTAGTTAGATGCATGCCACGTTCAAAAGTctattttcatcaaaattatttttcctttcaaatccACTTTAAAGAAACAAGACCTTGataatctatatctatataaatttgagaagggatTTTTAGGAACAAGCCTCCACAAGCCTTCCCACTCTCAACTCTATTTTCCtagcatttcacatttatctTATTTCATAAAAAATATCATGAGCACATTACATCCCCACGTTTCCCTCAAATAAGGAGTTAACTTCAACTAACACTCCCACGTTccttcaaataaaaatttaacttCCACTTACATTAAAACTGTTTCCATTTACCCGTGCGTCAGATCTATATCTATCTTAACTCCCACTATCTCACTCCCACTATCCCACTATCTTAActcatatttttgtatttattttaatacataaaaaagtAGTGAGTTATTACCCACCTTATCACCAATCAATATTCCCACTATCCCACTATCACCTTATCACCAATCAATATTCTCACTATCTCACTCCCACTATCCCACTATCTTAATTCATCCTACAATTACTCCTCCCTCTcagtttcttatttgttttaggttctctattgattttgtaaatgtattgattttgtttcttttgtgagcAGTAGTGGAAGATATTATGTGCGGAGACTCTAGCAGAAATCAACCTTCTTGCGGCCGACTTAATTTTCCAAGTCAGTCCCCTCTGCCTTTTAAGTATGttttgcttttcctttattttttgtcATGAATGATATTGCATTGATTTTCTGATCATCCattatttctgaaaattttttacaaaatcttaTGAATGGTTGTTTGCTTATTGTTACACTGTAAAGTAAAGATAAAAAGGTATTGCTTGCTTTATATAATTGCGGATGGTATAGGTTCATGATTGAGGGTTCTACTATTTCTAACATAAATtgtatattataaaaatttatttgtttgtattactgaaattttttaattattttttattgcacatttatcacataaaaTAGGTGTTACGatagttattttcataattttattccaaaaatgatcgtgcatgaaataaaaaaaaagattttttgataattaaaaaaaaataattaaaaatagttTATAATTGGAGAAAAATAATTCAGATACTACTAATAACTAAGGCACTATACGCCCATTATTaaaattggattaatttttaatttcgtCAGAAATCCTTTTGGCAAAATTGCATTAtagcctttcttttctttatcaaCAATGACAATTACAACTACGTAATTCATCTATCTAACAACAGCACAATTCAACTCATGGAATAAATAGTTCATTGCTTAAAGTACTTAAATGAAAGGTTAGAGTCAAGTCCTACTTAACACCTGCAAgtaatctatatctatataaatttgagaaggaaTTTTTAGCAACAAGCATTCACAAACCTTCCCACTCTCAACtctatttttctagcattttgcatttaatttatttcgTAAAAAAAATCATGGGTACGTTACACCCCCACGTTTCTCTCAAACAAGAAATTAACTCCAACTAACACTCCCACGTTTTTCTCAGACAAGAAGTTAACTCCCACTAACACTCCTTACATACCTTACTCCAACTAACACTCCTCACCCACCTTCCTactacatatagatatagattttcGCAGATCATCTCCATGAAGGTAAGGTATactggtttcaaaatatatatgtaattccGGCATATCTTAAATATCGGCTTGCACCACATTAGTACCAATTATCATTTGGAAACGATACGAATATAGtgaatatctatatctatatgtattcagGAAGGGATTTTTAGCAGAAACCCTCTCCATGCCTTCTAAACTTGTCAtacttttttctagatttttgtatttattttaataaataaaaaagtagtgggttataacccaccttatcaccaatcaatattcccactatcccactatcaccttatcaccaatcaatattcccactatctcactcccactatcccactatcttaactcatatttttgtatttattttaatacataaaaaagtagtgggttataacccaccttatcaccaatcaatattcccactatcccactatcaccttatcaccaatcaatattcccactatcccactatcttaactcatcctacaatTACTCCTACAAATTCTTCTTTTACTGATCGACTTAATTAACTTATCGAGTTAATTCCCTCACCTTCTCTCTcagtttcttatttgttttgggttctctattgattttgtaaattgattttgtttcttttgtgagcAGTAGTGAAAGATATTATGTGCAGAGACTCCAACAAAAATCAACCTTCTTGCGGCCGGCTTAATTTTACAGGTCAATCCCCTCTGCCTTTTAAGTatgttttgcttttgctttgttttttgtCATGAATGATATTGCATTGATTTTCTGATCATACATtatttctgaaaaatttttacaaaatcttATGAACGGTTGTTTGCTTATTGTTACACTGTAaatcaaagataaaaaggtattGCTTGCTTATATAATTGCGGATGGTATAGGTTCATGATTGAGGGTTCTACTATTTCTAACATAAATtgtatattataaaaatttatttgtttgtattactgaaattttttaattattttttattgcacatttatcacataaaaTAGGTGTTACGatagttattttcataattttattccaaaaataatggtgcatgaaataaaaaaaagattttttgataattaaaaaaaataattaaaaatggtTTATAATTGGAGAAAAACAATTCAGATACTACTAATAACTAAGGCACTATACGCCCATTATTaaaattggattaatttttaatttcgtCAGAAATCCTTTTGGCAAAATTGCATTCtagcctttcttttctttatcaaCAATGACAATTACAATTACGTGATTCATCTATCTAGCAACAGCACAATTCAACTCATGGAATAAATAGTTCATTACTTAAAGTACTTAAACGAAAGGTTAGAGCCAAGTCCTACTTAACACCTGCAAGTAATATATTacaattagaaaaaagaaaatgattcaaGAGGAGCAAAAAACTCACCAAGCCCCTGACATATGTGCAATCGTCAAGGCACTTTTGAGTATTTAAAACTGCATTCCTTAGTTCAGGTAACCACTTCTCTGTAATTGTTTTCATTTGATTACAATGCAATTCTATTAAATTCTATTGATGCTATTTCTATAttaattattgtattttttttgttaacagTTCTCATACAATGTATCACTATTTAcacataaaataaatacataaactaTTGATTTGccttttaatatatattttatttctagatcaaagaaatgaaaaatctaACTGTCCTCAAGATCGCCAGGCATCCACATCACCAATGATTTTGCGTGATCATGGTAAATATACAGTTTCTTATATCGTCATACTCATATTACATACACATTTTTTAGCTACACTATCTTGCTAAATCAACTATAGATACAATACAATACAATTGTATTACAATTGTTCGATTACAATACAGTTGTATTACATTCTATTGATGTTATTTATAGACAACTTAGCAATTTTATAGATTaacaatttattttattttatagatTACCAATTACTACatgtaccaaaatatttttatataggGATTACTTCATTAACTATGGGTGCTAATAACAATTCAATTGGTGcatatttttcatttgattacaaTACAATTGTATTAAATTCTATTGATGCTATTCTATATTaactattgtatttttttgttaacaatTCTCAtacaatgataaaaaaaattcttatacaACCGAAAAAAGACGGTTCTTGAATGATATATACATTctattatatttcaaactattgttaaacagatattatattttaatttgattggtaaaattttttcacctttatttgttcaccattttattttttccaataaTGTCAGCACCGTGCATAGCACGGGTATTCCCACTAGTATATTacaattagaaaaaagaaaatgattcaaGAGGAGCAAAAAACTCACCAAGCCCCTGACATATGTGCAATCGTCAAGGCACTTTTGAGCATTTAAAACTGCATTCCTTAGTTCAGGTAACCACTTCTCTGTAATTGTTTTCATTTGATTACAATGCAATTCTATTAAATTCTATTGATGCTATTTCTATAttaattattgtatttttttggttAACAATTCTCATACAATGTATCACTATTTAcacataaaataaatacataaactattgatttttaatttaatatatattttatttctagatcaaagaaatgaaaaatctaACTATTCTCAAGATCGCCAGGCATCCACATCACCAATGATTTTGCGTGATCATGGTAAATATACAGTTTCTTACATTATCATACTCATCTTACATACACATTTTTTGGCTGCACTATCTTGCTAAATCAACTATAGATACAATACAATACAATTGTATTACATTCTATTGATGCTATTTATAGACAACTTagcaatttattttattttatagatTACCAATTACTACatgtaccaaaatatttttatataggGATTACTTCATTAACTATGGGTGCTAATAACAATTCAATTGGTGCGtatttttcatttgattataaCACAATTGTATTAAATTCTATTGATGCTATTCTATATTaactattgtatttttttgttaacaattctcatacaattataaaaaaaattctcataCAACTGAAAAAAGATGGTTCTTGAATGATATATAAATTctattatatttcaaactattgttaaacagatattatattttaattttattggtaaaattttttcacctttatttgctcaccattttattttttttccaataatgTCAACACCGTGCATAGCACGGGTATTCCCACTAGTAATAATAATACGAGATGTCATAATCTCTTTATAAGGATAATAATTTTACGACAGATGAATGTAGTGATCTACAAATTTCATCTTGACGAACAAGATACAGTGAACTCCATGGCTGATCACCTAATCTCCCCGAATTTGCTCGTTCAGATTTATAGATTTTTTCCCCTCCATGAATGACTTCCTTGGTCCTTCCCAAAAGGGGTAAACTAAGAGCTGATATCTCCACTGAACTCTCCAGTAAAGAATAACAACATCAGCCCGGTCCACGAACGGCTACTTTTTCGCAAACCaacccaaaaaataaatcaGATAATCAAAGAGTTAAGGCTCCTCCGCCCATATGACGAAAAGTTCCACAAGGCTTCCCCGGCACAAATGACCGTTAGAACATGACCAATCTTCTTCAAATCCCTAAACGCCCTTTACCTTTCCTTGCACAGAAAAatacgaaaaaaaaaaacttcttaaAAAACTAACCGTTAAGCTCCCCTCCCACCAGCTCAGTCCACTCCATTTCCATTCCTACACTGCCCACCCTTCCCTGCTGACATTCTTTTCCTCCCGACTAAAACTCTTGAAAAAGCCCTCTCTTAAACTCTCTTCTCAAACAGAGAGGGCCTCTTTCAAATTATTCTTTAGAAGGTGAAAGAAAACAGCAGAAGTTACAGATCAACAAAGGGAAAAAGTTGAACTCAGAAACAGAAAAATGGATTCAActcaaagaagaaaaagtggGATTAACCTTCCAGCTACAATGTCTGAGACCTCTCTTCGGCTGGAGGCCTTCTCATCCGCCTCCCCGGCTCGATCAGTATCGAATTTGCCATCACCTATGACAATGTCACCAAGAACTATATCCAATCTTTCATCCCCTTCATCAAAATCTACGAGTTGCAGTGACAGGTTTATTCCTTGTAGATCATCATCGAGGTTGCACACGTTTGGGCTGATAGAGAAAGCGTCGCCAGtgaaggagggaggaggaggaggcaaTGAGGCTTATTCGAGGTTGCTGAAATCTGAGCTTTTTGGGActgattttggttgtttttcttctccTGCAGGTAAGGGGTCACCATTGAGTCCTAACAAGAATATGCTGCGGTTCAAGACTGAGGTTTCTGGGCCTAATTCTCCTTATTCGCCTTCTGTCCTGGGGCAGGACAGTGGGCTTTCCGCTGAGGTTTCAACCCCTCCTAAACCGCCTCGAAAGGTTCCCAAGACACCCCACAAGGTATACGACTTACTTTAGCCTTCAATTTTGATTGTTAAAAATTGTCAATTTTGCTGACCCCTAACAATACTAACATAAATACGTGAAAATCCAGCGATAAATTGACAAAAAAGGATTGAGAAACGTTAGCGTGGAATTTTTAGATTTTGTATGTATTAAGTAATTGGGGAAGTGAGCAAAAAGGGTGAAGCAAAGTGCATAGTGATTGTTAATCGACCATGTGATTGTTTGCCTAGATACCTGGGGGACCCTCCTTTAATCTACTCCTGAGCACCATTAGGCAAAATTGTACTAATTGATTATAGCGGCCTTTGGTTTGGTACAGAATTTCAATGCTTTTTCATGTTCATAATACTGTctggaaaaaaagaaattgcagcTTAGCAATAGTTTGATGGTCCAGAGAATTTTCTCTGCTTTGTTACGCCATTTTGGTTTGATGTCTTATGGAGGACTGCCCTTCTGGTGTCTGTAGTTAAgcgtttggtttatttaaagAAAAGCTTTTGCCCTTATTCATTGAACTTGAAGCAAAGAGTGATAGAGTATTATTCAATCATTAAGGCCTCTACGACTGCAGGTTCTTGATGCGCCAGCACTTCAAGATGACTTCTATCTGAACCTAGTTGATTGGTCATCTCAAAATGTCCTTGCAGTTGGCTTAGGAACTTGTGTCTATTTATGGAGTGCCTCAAACAGTAAGGTGAGTTGATGGTTAAAAGATCTTAATCTTCTTTGTTTCATCAGGGTGAAGTATGTTATTATAATTTGCTGCAAACAAGAAAGTATTTATCAAAAGCAGCAGTTACTGATTTTCCTCtcaactccatatttctattcccTTCTAAACCATTTTAGGTAACAAAGCTGTGCGACTTAGGACCTAATGATGGTGTCTGCTCAGTCCAATGGACCCGAGAGGGTTCCTACATTTCAATTGGCACAAATCTTGGTCAAGTTCAGGTAtaatgttttttctttcttttaacaTATTAGGGGAGGGGTAGTACATCGTGCGCACCTTTTGATGTCTCGGATATTATTTGAATTTGGAAGCGACTGAGCATAGTGCTATCCTCAGGTTTGGGATGGAACTCAGTGCAAAAGGGTCAGAACCCTGCCTGGGCATCAAACAAGAACTGGAGTCCTAGCGTGGAGTTCACGCATATTATCTTCAGGAAGCAGAGATCGGAACATACTACAACATGATCTCCGAGTACCGAATGATTTTATAAGCAAACTTTCTGGCCACAAGTCTGAGGTAACAGACAGCCATATTGTCATTTGCCTGTAGAAACTCAAATCTAACCAATGAGTACTTCAAGGGAATGTCAAGATAGCTAACATTTACTAATGTCCCCCGACTCAGGTATGTGGTCTTAAATGGTCTCATGATGATAGGGAACTCGCATCTGGAGGAAATGACAATCAGGTAGGCAAGCTGAATGTTCTCTTCACATTGACAGAATTAACTAAGCAATGCTGTAATACTCTTCTTTTATAAGTGACGTGCAGCTTTTGGTCTGGAATCAGCACTCCCAACAGCCAATTTTGAGACTCACAGAGCACACTGCTGCTGTAAAGGCGATTACCTGGTCTCCTCACCAGAGTGGGCTCCTCGCTTCTGGTGGAGGAACTGCTGATAGGTGCATTCGATTCTGGAATACTACCAATGGCAATCAATTAAATAGTGTGGATACAGGAAGCCAGGTTTgtggtaaaatttttttttaatagccaAGAGAATTCTTGATTGCTTAGAATGGTTACGCTACCACATTCTATGCAGCATATCTTGAATTTCCAGAGGGATTTTGTGAAGAGGGTTTATGCTTTTCTGATGCGTTCCGTTCCATACATACCTGTAGGTATGCAATCTAGCATGGAGTAAGAATGTGAATGAACTAGTCAGCACTCATGGGTATTCGCAGAATCAAATTATGGTATGGAAGTATCCATCAATGGCAAAGGTAGTAGACTTCCTGGGCCAATTTTGAACAATCAATATTCTTTGATTTTGAAGGAAACCACCCTGAATATGTTATCCAAGTTCCATAAATTGTTTTTCTGCATTGACTTCGACAGGTTGCAACTTTAACTGGCCACAGTTTGCGGGTGCTCTATCTTGCTTTATCACCTGATGGCCAGGTACTGCAGCATGAAACAGAAGGTCTTGTTGAGAATATATTTCTCTTATGCAAAGTAAACAAATGAATACCACAATCTTTTTTTCCCCACAGACAATCGTGACTGGAGCAGGTGACGAGACATTACGGTTCTGGAATGTGTTCCCATCTATGAAAACACCTGTAAGTGTACCATGTAGCCGTAGAATAGAATTTTATGATCAAGATATGCTATCATGCAAGAACTTCCTCTTATCATGCCTTTCCAAATAAGGCGCATGCATCTAACTAGTAATCTTTCAGGCACAGGTGAAGGATACGGGGCTTTGGTCTTTGGGAAGAACTCATATTCGGTGACAATTTAGAATAATTGTTCAGGGTGCAAGCTGCTGGGCAAAAGATTTTAGCAAGCTGTCCATATGTTACGCTTTTTCACCAACAGATTTATGATTGAAAAGTTTGGCAAGAAAAATGGAATTCTTCTGAAATTTTTTGAggctaacaattttttttttttttcaattcatacTATTAATTCGTCTGATCTTGcaattttgcaaaagaaaaatgtaaaagcATAGACCTAGAAGATACTATTAATGAACTGATTAGTCCGCATAATGAGCGGTACAAAATATGAGGGAGAATTTCTCCAGATAATAGATATTATCTATCGAACTAGCATACTTTGCCATCATCACATGGTCTGTAATATTTTAACAATCCCTAGGCACCTAACTAGTTTCCCAACTGGAAAAATGTTGCAATGCATTTGCCACATCAGCAACTAGAATTCCTATTTATATCTGAGttttatcatcatcatcatcatcatcatcaatcattCAGACGGGATGTTGGGGGTGGACATTTTCTGATACAATCCAGTATGCATGTTGGATGAATATTTCCGTCCCCGTTACATTTGTTAGCACACCCGGCGGCGCAGTCCTCATAGACGCCCTCCGTACCGATTTTTTCTCTAGGAATTGGCGGGTCTGCTATTGCCCCCGCCGCCACCACCATCCCAATTATCATCAGACCAAGAAAACTCGTCTTTCCCGCTTCCATTGGCTGCATTTCTGTCTTCGTAAGCTGCAAAAAGAACAGGACACATTTTCTAACATAACTCGGGAgacattttatacttgaaaacATTGAACAACTTGCTTGTAATTGAATGTCTTTTGCATGTAAATCGCTTGCTCCCACGACCGGATCCCTAGCAATTCAAACAGTGGCACAGCTGGGATCTAGGTTCAGGGATTAATTTTCGACGTCACGTCAAATGTAGTTACGATCAACATTTTACAATTTTCCCTTATgttaattaattatattttgaaGTCTAAATTGTGCTATAATATAGCGATAGTTTAGAAACGTAATAGCAGTCTCGAACTTCTAATTTTACATCATTATCTCTAATCTTAATTAGATCCAACGTTCTTTCAAAGTGTAAGAATTAagaattttttatattattgaACGGACAATATAGATAAGAAAAAGACTTGTCAAAATTTTAAAGGAGCAATGTCgacaagaaaaagaattttaaaaatttttgaatgtgAAAATAGGGAATAGCTTAAAAAATTTCCAGAGTTTCCgaactttgaaaaaaaaaaaaaaaactctgtcAAAGTTGAGAGGGTACACTGCCGATCCtcaattacaattttttttttaagaaaagaaatctcaCTTATCACGTGATGgtagaaaaaattaaataaataggaCACTTGGCATAAATATAAAAGTGGCACTGAATTGCCACTGGAAAAGTGGCACTGAGAATCCCGTGTGCCAAAATTCCACACATTATCAAGTGATGATGTAACCAACACCCCAAATGTTGCTGGCCACCACTAAGTCCTCAAGGTTTGGTGGGATGGAAGGTCAAGCATTCAACTCTTGACTCTCAACAATTGTCACAATATGTGATCTTTTTATGCATTCGTCTGATCCGACAGTGATTTAAATCTCCATCAATCCTTCGTAGACAAGCGACAATGCATTAAACTTG
This portion of the Coffea arabica cultivar ET-39 chromosome 2e, Coffea Arabica ET-39 HiFi, whole genome shotgun sequence genome encodes:
- the LOC113730468 gene encoding actin-related protein 5-like isoform X3, producing the protein MAVHISALGEDEPRVIFRNIVQRPRHKTTGETVTVVGDHNPALLRYFDCTRSGPRSAFDGNVVYQFEIMEYILDFGFDRLGADQSQIDHPVLITECACNPIQSRCRMAELLFESYGVPSIAAFGVDAAFSYKYNQQLGICNSDGLAICSGFMTSHAIPFINGEPAYEACCRTNVGGYHVTDYLKQLLSLKYPHHISKLTWEKVEDLKMEHCYIAPDYTSEVRIFQKGAKEAEEKTRCWQLPWTPAPAEEQPSEEELARKAALKERQGQRLREMAEAKRSSRINELENDIRGLEFLLKQLKQVEENNVPAFLRETGYASKQEIESNLAKAIQSLRKAKGEQVETEEKMDASMADKYNLVNVPDDVLTPEQLKEKRKQLFLKSTTEARQRAKQKRIEEELEREKQMKMEEEKRLENPERYLEDLRAKYRELSEKVEQRKRLKTNGNNTNGNQNGSGGVGRGERLNAAQRERMRLLTTAAFDRGKGEDTFGIKDEDWQLYKLMSRDNDDEEDEKSNEDEADLARVSSRLREIDPTFFPKSESGSSTAEPPRFRPLTKEDFQLILGVERFRCPEVLFQPNLIGIDQSGLDEMAGVSIRRLPCKNQGLEERITKSILMTGGSCQYPGMAGRLEAGIRMIRPCGTPITVVRASDPSLDAWRGASVYAAAMQFPNQTFSRTDYYEKGEDWLRRYQFNYTL
- the LOC113730468 gene encoding actin-related protein 5-like isoform X2, whose protein sequence is MPFISKIERQTDYSQFDSTVPIVIDNGGSYFRIGWAGEDEPRVIFRNIVQRPRHKTTGETVTVVGDHNPALLRYFDCTRSGPRSAFDGNVVYQFEIMEYILDFGFDRLGADQSQIDHPVLITECACNPIQSRCRMAELLFESYGVPSIAFGVDAAFSYKYNQQLGICNSDGLAICSGFMTSHAIPFINGEPAYEACCRTNVGGYHVTDYLKQLLSLKYPHHISKLTWEKVEDLKMEHCYIAPDYTSEVRIFQKGAKEAEEKTRCWQLPWTPAPAEEQPSEEELARKAALKERQGQRLREMAEAKRSSRINELENDIRGLEFLLKQLKQVEENNVPAFLRETGYASKQEIESNLAKAIQSLRKAKGEQVETEEKMDASMADKYNLVNVPDDVLTPEQLKEKRKQLFLKSTTEARQRAKQKRIEEELEREKQMKMEEEKRLENPERYLEDLRAKYRELSEKVEQRKRLKTNGNNTNGNQNGSGGVGRGERLNAAQRERMRLLTTAAFDRGKGEDTFGIKDEDWQLYKLMSRDNDDEEDEKSNEDEADLARVSSRLREIDPTFFPKSESGSSTAEPPRFRPLTKEDFQLILGVERFRCPEVLFQPNLIGIDQSGLDEMAGVSIRRLPCKNQGLEERITKSILMTGGSCQYPGMAGRLEAGIRMIRPCGTPITVVRASDPSLDAWRGASVYAAAMQFPNQTFSRTDYYEKGEDWLRRYQFNYTL